The genomic segment cggccttttggctaagttgcggtctgtgacgttctcgttttaTTCCTTTCAGGTCAGGATGTCAATACAAGATGAGTTCCCGAAAAGTGTGGTGTTACACTTCCCGCCAAGTGTCTACCAAAGGATTGGTGCAGCCGAGATGTTACCAAATTTGTTGGAGTCTTTGAAGATTGAAGACCTGCGCTGTGTCCAATTTCTACGTAACGGCAGAGTTCGTGTGTCTTTCTTTGAGAAAGAAACTCGTGACCGTCTCCTGTCAGAAGGCATGCGCTTTGAGGACCAAGAGATCCCTGTCACCAAAGATGGCCAAAAAGTCACCGTCGTGTACATCCGGGACCTCCCTTACGAAGTTGCAAGCGATGACGTGATCGACTTCTTCTCTTCATACGGCGAAGTCCTTACTGCTGAACGTTCCGTGTCCGCCAAGTTCCCTAACCTCTGCAATGGCAATCGGATCCTCAAAATGATCCTAAACGATGATCTTCCGTACTTCCTGTCTGTTTGTGGTTGTCGGTGTCGCGTCTGGTATCGTGGTCAACCtattcagtgtgttgtttgtcgtGCGATTGGTCATCGGGCCCAGGCCTGCCCACTGTCTGGCCGGTGCCGTTACTGTCATCAggttggccatatggccagagactgTGCGCAGGCCTGGGACCCGCTTCCTACTGTTGTTAATGTTGATGATTCGTGTATGTCTGATTCCACTATAGTTCCTGAGCCTGATCCTGTGAATATTACTGTGGACAATCCGCCTGATCTTAATTCTGCTGCCGCTTCACCTGTTCCTGCTGATGATCGTGTTAAAGATAAACCACCTGATAAACCGCCTGATCCTGTTCCTGTTGCTGATCCTGTGAAACCGCCTGATAAGACTCCTGTCGATGCGCCAATGCCCGCTCCTCCTGTTGCTGATAAGACTCCTGTTTCAACCGATGTGCCAATGCCCGCTCCTACTAAACCTCGTGGGTCCAAATCTTCTCGCCCCTTGATGTCTGC from the Acropora muricata isolate sample 2 unplaced genomic scaffold, ASM3666990v1 scaffold_570, whole genome shotgun sequence genome contains:
- the LOC136904633 gene encoding uncharacterized protein, whose amino-acid sequence is MSIQDEFPKSVVLHFPPSVYQRIGAAEMLPNLLESLKIEDLRCVQFLRNGRVRVSFFEKETRDRLLSEGMRFEDQEIPVTKDGQKVTVVYIRDLPYEVASDDVIDFFSSYGEVLTAERSVSAKFPNLCNGNRILKMILNDDLPYFLSVCGCRCRVWYRGQPIQCVVCRAIGHRAQACPLSGRCRYCHQVGHMARDCAQAWDPLPTVVNVDDSCMSDSTIVPEPDPVNITVDNPPDLNSAAASPVPADDRVKDKPPDKPPDPVPVADPVKPPDKTPVDAPMPAPPVADKTPVSTDVPMPAPTKPRGSKSSRPLMSANMFCNHVSRVFRTLEFPEFSATGKEWDSRAKAYLRAQVKAA